One segment of Clostridium botulinum DNA contains the following:
- a CDS encoding YdcF family protein, which produces MRNIYDILLGCILIIYICIVNILSSSKIAFSLPIFILGIILILYHFIKSRLAFNRYFIKFNKVMRFFICIGLVLFFAIEVVIISCPKSNKENTDYIVVLGAGLNNGDQLSYILKSRLDSALQCINKFKNNSYIIVSGGKGNDERISEAMAMKKYLLEQGISEDKILMEDQSKNTFENFKYSKKLIEEQSNKNIDDLSVKIVTTDFHGFRSKMLAKRNGYNEVKLYTNKTMYYLIPICYTREAFAVVKSIIFDR; this is translated from the coding sequence ATGAGGAATATTTATGATATTTTATTAGGCTGCATATTAATTATATATATATGTATAGTTAATATTCTCAGTAGTTCAAAAATTGCATTTAGTTTGCCTATTTTTATTTTAGGCATAATACTTATTTTATATCATTTTATAAAATCAAGATTGGCGTTTAATAGATATTTCATAAAATTTAATAAAGTAATGAGATTTTTTATATGTATAGGGCTTGTATTATTTTTTGCTATAGAAGTAGTAATAATATCATGTCCAAAAAGCAATAAAGAAAACACTGATTATATAGTAGTATTAGGTGCAGGCTTAAATAATGGGGATCAACTTAGCTATATTTTAAAATCTAGACTAGATAGTGCTTTGCAATGTATAAATAAATTCAAAAATAATAGTTATATTATTGTTTCTGGTGGTAAAGGAAATGATGAAAGAATTTCTGAAGCAATGGCTATGAAAAAGTATTTATTAGAACAAGGAATTTCTGAAGATAAAATATTAATGGAAGATCAGTCAAAAAATACATTCGAGAACTTTAAATATTCTAAAAAATTAATTGAAGAACAGAGTAACAAAAATATAGATGATCTAAGTGTTAAGATAGTTACAACTGATTTTCATGGATTTAGAAGTAAAATGTTAGCTAAAAGAAATGGCTACAATGAAGTAAAGTTATATACAAATAAAACCATGTATTATCTTATACCAATATGCTATACTAGAGAAGCTTTTGCCGTAGTAAAAAGTATAATATTTGATAGATAA
- a CDS encoding deoxynucleoside kinase, whose product MLITVGAMIGAGKSSLAKIIGEHFGTDVFYESVDDNPILPLFYTASDDEIQQKRYPFLLQLWFLNTRFKSIKKALVNDNNVLDRSIYEDWYFAKVNRDLGRISDLEFNIYEELLNNMLEELDELPKKAPDLMIYLSGRFETILDRIRKRGRGYELDESLVSYYKTLWEGYDAWVNEHYNASEVLIINIDKYDYVNNENHKEEVIKLIEDKLKEVRSK is encoded by the coding sequence ATGTTGATTACAGTAGGAGCAATGATTGGTGCAGGAAAATCAAGTTTAGCAAAAATAATAGGAGAACATTTTGGAACGGATGTATTTTATGAGTCAGTAGATGATAATCCAATACTTCCCCTTTTTTATACAGCAAGTGATGATGAAATTCAGCAAAAGAGATATCCTTTTTTACTTCAATTATGGTTTTTAAATACAAGATTTAAAAGTATTAAAAAAGCTTTAGTAAATGATAATAATGTACTTGATAGAAGTATATATGAGGATTGGTATTTTGCTAAAGTAAATAGAGATCTTGGTAGAATATCTGATTTAGAGTTTAATATCTATGAAGAGTTACTTAATAATATGCTTGAAGAATTAGATGAACTACCTAAAAAAGCTCCAGATTTAATGATTTATTTAAGTGGAAGATTTGAAACTATTTTAGATAGGATAAGAAAAAGAGGAAGAGGATATGAGCTTGATGAAAGTTTAGTTTCATATTATAAAACATTATGGGAAGGCTATGATGCATGGGTTAATGAACACTATAATGCCTCAGAAGTTTTAATTATAAATATTGATAAATATGATTATGTAAACAATGAAAATCATAAAGAAGAAGTAATAAAACTTATAGAAGATAAATTAAAAGAAGTTAGAAGTAAATAA
- a CDS encoding ABC transporter ATP-binding protein, which yields MEKLMEIKNLKKYFPVDSSGFFQKPQYVQAVDDVSFNIYRGETLGIVGESGCGKSTMGRLLVNLLDSTSGDILFEGQDINKIRKKNRKDISKNIQIIFQDPYASLNPRMKIGDIIKEPMKVNNIASGVELDKEVDKLLNYVGLSSYHKDRFPHEFSGGQRQRVGIARAISVSPKLIVCDEAVSALDVSIQAQILNLLSDLQKELGFTYLFIAHGLNVVKHISNRVGVMYLGKIVEIGDVNSLYSSPLHPYTKALLSAIPVPNPQIKKERIILSGDVPSPINPPKGCRFHTRCPNCTNICKEIEPKLVELKNGHTVACHLYDKTIF from the coding sequence ATGGAAAAGTTAATGGAAATTAAAAACTTAAAAAAATATTTTCCTGTTGATTCGTCAGGATTTTTTCAAAAGCCTCAATATGTTCAAGCTGTAGATGATGTTTCATTTAATATATATAGAGGTGAAACTTTAGGTATTGTTGGTGAATCTGGATGTGGAAAGTCAACAATGGGAAGACTATTAGTTAATTTACTTGATTCTACTTCTGGTGATATATTATTTGAAGGACAAGATATTAATAAAATTAGAAAAAAGAATAGAAAAGATATAAGCAAAAACATTCAAATTATATTTCAAGATCCTTATGCTTCATTAAATCCACGAATGAAAATTGGTGATATTATAAAAGAACCTATGAAAGTTAACAATATAGCAAGTGGAGTTGAACTTGATAAAGAGGTTGATAAGCTTTTAAATTATGTAGGTCTTTCCTCTTATCATAAAGATAGATTTCCACATGAATTTAGTGGTGGACAAAGACAAAGAGTTGGAATTGCTAGAGCAATTTCAGTTAGTCCAAAACTTATTGTATGTGATGAAGCTGTATCCGCACTAGATGTTTCAATTCAAGCTCAAATCTTAAATCTTTTATCTGATCTTCAAAAAGAATTAGGATTTACTTATTTGTTTATAGCTCATGGCTTAAATGTTGTTAAACACATTAGTAATAGAGTTGGTGTCATGTATCTTGGCAAAATAGTTGAAATTGGAGATGTAAATTCGTTATATTCTTCTCCACTTCATCCTTATACTAAAGCTTTACTTTCTGCAATACCTGTTCCTAACCCTCAAATAAAAAAAGAAAGAATTATATTATCTGGAGATGTTCCTAGCCCTATAAACCCTCCAAAAGGATGCAGATTTCATACTAGATGTCCAAATTGTACTAATATATGTAAAGAAATCGAGCCTAAGCTTGTGGAATTAAAAAATGGACATACTGTTGCTTGTCATTTATATGATAAAACTATATTTTAA
- a CDS encoding AAA family ATPase, with product MIKKLIIVNGTMGVGKSTICENLHKTLLNSAWLDGDWCAMINPFIPSYENKKIVINNITHILNNFLESSSIEYVIFNWLIESDEIMELILGNINLKSFKLYKITLICGKEELLKRVGRDILSGKRDRNSLNRSLERLELYDKMDTLKIDTTNKETKAIVYEIMSRILNIK from the coding sequence ATGATTAAAAAACTTATAATTGTTAATGGAACAATGGGAGTCGGAAAAAGTACGATATGTGAAAATCTTCATAAAACCTTGCTTAATTCAGCATGGCTTGATGGAGATTGGTGTGCTATGATTAATCCTTTTATTCCTAGTTATGAAAATAAAAAAATTGTTATAAATAATATTACTCATATATTAAACAACTTTTTAGAAAGTTCATCAATTGAGTATGTAATATTTAATTGGCTTATTGAAAGTGATGAAATTATGGAGTTAATACTAGGTAATATAAATTTGAAGAGTTTTAAACTTTATAAAATAACATTGATTTGTGGAAAAGAAGAACTTTTAAAAAGAGTTGGTAGGGATATTTTATCTGGAAAAAGGGATAGAAATTCATTAAATAGGAGCTTGGAACGCTTGGAGTTGTATGATAAAATGGATACTTTAAAAATAGATACTACAAATAAAGAAACAAAAGCAATAGTATATGAAATAATGAGTAGAATTTTAAATATTAAATAA
- a CDS encoding YccF domain-containing protein: MSCLGNIIWFIFGGFVNAIGWFFTGIFWCITIIGIPIGLQCFKMAGLQLAPFGKEVVETDTSGTSFLLNILWIIFGGLGLCISNLLSAILLCITIVGIPFAVQSLKLAKLSLMPFGKEII; the protein is encoded by the coding sequence ATGAGCTGTTTAGGAAATATTATTTGGTTTATTTTTGGAGGATTTGTTAATGCAATTGGTTGGTTTTTCACAGGAATCTTTTGGTGCATAACTATAATCGGTATTCCTATTGGTCTTCAATGTTTTAAAATGGCTGGATTACAGCTTGCACCTTTTGGAAAAGAAGTTGTAGAAACTGATACTAGTGGAACAAGCTTTCTTTTAAATATATTATGGATTATATTTGGTGGATTAGGACTTTGTATCTCCAATCTTTTAAGTGCAATATTATTATGCATTACTATAGTTGGAATACCTTTTGCAGTTCAATCATTAAAACTAGCCAAATTATCTTTAATGCCTTTTGGCAAAGAAATTATATAA
- a CDS encoding Na+/H+ antiporter NhaC family protein, with the protein MKKKTSIKSLLPLLVFLIVYVGVSVLAGDMYAVSVIIPFSAAAVTALAMNKDKNLNEKLEIFCKGSGDNNVILMILIFILAGAFAQVAKDMGAVDSTVNLGLSILPSSLLTVGLFLIACFIALSVGTSMGTIVALVPIAVGIADKTGVLVAISVGAVVSGAMFGDNLSIISDTTIAATRTQGCEMRDKFKMNFKIVLPAAIITTIVFGILTRNAATTGIEELQYSLVKIIPYIAVITSALMGLNVVVVLFGGIIIAAGIGFIYGSFDVIGLCSSISTGISGMSELIIISLLIAGTIALIKENGGIEYILNKGLKKFKNKRNAELGIATLVSLVDVCTANNTIAIVTVGPIAKNISDEFDLEPKRVAGIMDMFSCVFQGVIPYGAQLISAAGLAAISPFAIMKYLFYPYLMGVCALISIFIYHSNKMQKLRDKKVA; encoded by the coding sequence ATGAAGAAAAAAACAAGTATAAAATCATTATTACCATTATTAGTATTTCTAATAGTATATGTTGGGGTATCAGTACTGGCAGGTGATATGTATGCAGTATCTGTAATTATTCCATTTTCAGCAGCAGCGGTAACAGCTTTGGCTATGAATAAAGATAAAAACTTAAATGAAAAATTAGAAATATTTTGTAAAGGATCAGGAGACAATAATGTCATTTTAATGATATTAATATTTATATTAGCTGGAGCATTTGCTCAAGTAGCTAAAGATATGGGGGCAGTAGATTCAACTGTAAATTTAGGATTATCAATTTTACCAAGTAGTTTATTAACTGTAGGCTTATTTTTAATAGCATGCTTTATAGCTCTTTCTGTAGGTACTTCAATGGGAACAATAGTTGCATTAGTACCAATAGCTGTTGGAATAGCTGATAAAACTGGAGTATTAGTTGCAATATCAGTTGGCGCAGTTGTTAGTGGTGCTATGTTTGGAGATAACTTATCAATAATTTCTGATACAACTATAGCAGCAACAAGAACACAAGGTTGTGAAATGAGAGATAAATTTAAAATGAACTTTAAGATAGTTCTTCCAGCGGCAATAATAACTACAATAGTATTTGGAATATTAACAAGAAATGCAGCTACAACAGGTATAGAAGAATTACAATACAGTTTAGTTAAAATAATTCCATACATTGCAGTAATAACATCCGCATTAATGGGATTAAATGTTGTGGTAGTTTTATTTGGAGGAATAATAATTGCAGCAGGAATTGGTTTCATTTATGGCAGCTTTGATGTTATTGGTTTATGTAGCTCAATATCTACTGGAATATCAGGAATGAGTGAGTTAATAATTATATCACTATTAATAGCAGGAACAATTGCATTAATTAAAGAAAATGGTGGAATAGAGTACATATTAAATAAAGGATTAAAGAAATTTAAGAATAAGAGAAATGCAGAACTTGGAATAGCTACTTTAGTAAGTTTAGTAGATGTATGTACTGCTAACAATACTATAGCAATAGTTACGGTAGGTCCAATTGCTAAAAATATTTCAGATGAATTTGATTTAGAACCTAAAAGAGTTGCAGGAATAATGGATATGTTTTCTTGTGTTTTCCAAGGAGTAATTCCATATGGAGCTCAATTAATTTCAGCAGCTGGTTTGGCTGCAATATCACCTTTTGCTATAATGAAATATTTATTTTATCCTTACTTAATGGGAGTATGTGCATTAATATCAATATTTATATATCATAGCAATAAAATGCAAAAATTAAGAGATAAGAAAGTAGCTTAG